Proteins from a single region of Chryseobacterium scophthalmum:
- a CDS encoding GAF domain-containing sensor histidine kinase, whose amino-acid sequence MESRTIESDFEKDIEQVNQIPAVANILEVICSTTGMGYAVVARVTENRWIACAVNDKINFGLGIGGELKVETTLCHQVREFQETVAIDYVDNDPLYSDHHTPKTYGLQSYISIPLILKNGDFFGTLCAIDPRPALVNNEKTINMFKLFAELIAFNLDSIQTLSETKDKLLKEQKDAETREQFIAMLGHDLRNPVNAISISAQVLLRSSMDERNMKLVKIIQDSTIRTKGLIDNMLDFASGRLGGGIKLNYENNDSLEDVLNQVINELRVVYPDRLILTDLDLNKEIKGDHKRIAQLFSNLLGNAITHGEQGTPIIVSAKTGSDHFELCVTNKGNKISNEAKRHLFMPFSRGKVHQGQEGLGLGLYIASEIAKAHNGKLSVDSTDEQTCFTFHIPN is encoded by the coding sequence ATGGAATCTCGTACAATTGAAAGCGATTTTGAAAAAGATATTGAACAGGTTAACCAGATTCCGGCTGTTGCAAATATATTGGAAGTAATCTGCAGTACAACGGGAATGGGCTATGCAGTGGTTGCAAGAGTGACAGAAAACCGTTGGATCGCCTGTGCCGTGAATGACAAAATCAACTTCGGATTAGGAATAGGTGGTGAACTTAAAGTCGAAACTACGCTATGTCATCAGGTAAGAGAATTTCAGGAAACAGTTGCCATAGATTATGTAGACAACGATCCTTTATATTCTGATCATCATACGCCCAAAACGTATGGTCTTCAAAGTTATATTTCAATTCCTTTGATTCTGAAAAATGGAGATTTCTTCGGTACTCTTTGCGCAATAGATCCAAGACCCGCCTTGGTGAACAATGAAAAAACAATCAATATGTTTAAGCTTTTTGCTGAATTGATTGCGTTTAACCTAGATTCTATCCAAACGCTGAGTGAGACTAAAGACAAATTGCTGAAGGAACAAAAAGATGCAGAAACCAGAGAACAGTTTATTGCAATGTTGGGTCACGATTTGCGTAATCCTGTCAATGCGATTTCTATTTCTGCTCAGGTTTTATTGAGAAGTTCTATGGATGAGCGAAATATGAAGCTGGTAAAGATTATTCAGGATTCTACAATCCGTACAAAAGGTCTTATTGACAATATGCTTGATTTTGCAAGCGGACGTCTTGGAGGAGGAATTAAACTAAATTATGAAAATAATGACAGTTTGGAAGATGTTCTTAATCAGGTGATCAATGAACTGAGGGTCGTTTATCCCGATAGATTGATTCTTACTGATCTCGATTTAAATAAAGAAATTAAAGGAGATCATAAACGTATCGCTCAGCTTTTTTCAAATCTATTAGGCAACGCAATCACTCACGGAGAACAAGGAACTCCTATCATTGTAAGCGCAAAAACGGGATCTGATCATTTTGAATTGTGCGTAACCAATAAAGGAAATAAAATATCCAACGAAGCAAAAAGACATCTCTTTATGCCATTCTCCCGTGGAAAAGTACATCAAGGACAGGAAGGATTAGGTTTGGGATTGTATATCGCCAGTGAAATTGCTAAGGCGCACAACGGAAAACTGTCCGTAGATTCCACCGATGAACAGACTTGTTTCACATTTCATATTCCCAATTAA
- a CDS encoding methylated-DNA--[protein]-cysteine S-methyltransferase has translation MKNKEQLSYKDIPSPVGLIRAIASDKGLVAITWEGEDYKRTKLSVPVQENNHPILLQTEKQLNEYFENKRTTFDIPLDFKGTEFQVKVWEALLKIPYGATKTYGDLAKILGDIKAVRAVGGALNKNPISIIVPCHRVVGASGKLVGFAGGLENKSILLDLECGFTIPSLF, from the coding sequence ATGAAAAATAAAGAGCAATTGAGCTACAAAGATATCCCCTCTCCAGTCGGATTAATCAGGGCAATTGCTTCTGATAAAGGTCTTGTGGCAATTACCTGGGAAGGTGAAGATTATAAAAGAACCAAGCTTTCTGTACCTGTGCAAGAAAATAATCATCCGATACTTTTACAGACTGAAAAGCAATTAAACGAATACTTCGAGAATAAAAGAACAACTTTTGACATTCCCCTTGATTTTAAAGGAACTGAATTTCAGGTTAAAGTTTGGGAAGCTTTATTGAAAATTCCATACGGAGCTACCAAAACTTATGGTGACTTGGCGAAAATTCTTGGCGATATAAAAGCAGTTCGCGCTGTTGGAGGTGCTTTAAATAAAAATCCGATATCGATTATTGTTCCTTGTCACAGAGTTGTGGGAGCATCAGGAAAACTGGTTGGTTTTGCAGGTGGTCTGGAAAACAAATCTATTCTTCTCGATTTGGAGTGTGGTTTTACTATCCCAAGTTTATTTTAA
- a CDS encoding sugar dehydrogenase complex small subunit: MIRRQVIVTPNFNEMIIQKIFNVDDYYYDVFMAISESLTGFSVNELQSTGLAETYYTHILHQIEAVTFTEFLNISKDILENSTTQNQLNNAISSNILANPATQDIANSIITLWYLGTWEGSYINDLSYKEGLVWNVMQAHPPGAKQPGFKSWGVKPVNSNS, encoded by the coding sequence ATGATAAGAAGGCAAGTTATTGTAACACCAAATTTCAACGAAATGATTATCCAAAAAATCTTCAACGTCGACGATTATTATTACGACGTGTTCATGGCTATCTCAGAATCTCTCACCGGATTTTCTGTGAACGAACTGCAATCTACAGGCTTAGCCGAGACTTATTACACGCATATTCTTCATCAGATAGAAGCTGTAACTTTTACAGAATTTCTGAATATTTCTAAAGATATTCTTGAAAATTCTACTACACAAAACCAACTGAATAACGCTATTTCTTCTAACATTCTTGCCAATCCTGCGACTCAGGATATTGCCAACAGTATTATCACGCTTTGGTACCTTGGAACCTGGGAAGGCTCTTACATCAACGATTTATCTTATAAAGAAGGATTGGTCTGGAACGTAATGCAAGCTCATCCACCCGGAGCAAAACAACCTGGCTTTAAATCTTGGGGCGTAAAACCTGTAAACAGCAACTCATGA
- a CDS encoding peroxidase, FMP-type, which translates to MLKRNKEIFGQENQFSRAAAPNQDEAPKGYLANLMNGYSKLLIDDPVRPFSEENLQEIANNVDYGVLEALNGTWVSYNANYNTNIGRPSLGSGIHTTIMPSPGTNPSTIPGKFSFDTEEYIEKLTFEIVPGGVRNRGGATELFCGAVKYDQTIKSVNKVEGNPDLQYAGIHEENGMYLWLSDVYNYAATKETIEKDRGIHAFSTEDFEKYGYKGEYRNEPLVEVKDENGNSSYILLSQLKEGQKYYEIIPAQEIKPMDGITGPYFIPDYSISRSGVIPHGSTITVLGDITPESVDKKIYYLRKGTPKFPTGIATWDPPHLAISPTMGGAGGAINLDEPAPAWVHETLNDENDPGSNKIYTQRILADELYPYCVRPDMRLRDTLSGQTVANYVLIQMSSKMPTGAQGGILNVPFVNRFVPTVEIEFNLWIETVIEDGKEILQLQYEQIIFFEFDFGNDGGTTSWPHIQVNTLRKIEDIPADQRKVIEEQFFNAPSAMSMTTPASITERVANPPSGCPYHKS; encoded by the coding sequence ATGTTAAAAAGAAATAAAGAAATTTTTGGACAAGAAAATCAGTTTTCAAGAGCTGCTGCTCCAAATCAGGATGAAGCCCCGAAAGGTTATCTTGCCAATTTAATGAACGGATACTCGAAACTTTTGATCGATGATCCTGTAAGACCTTTTAGTGAAGAAAATCTTCAGGAAATTGCAAATAATGTTGATTATGGTGTTTTGGAAGCGCTAAACGGTACTTGGGTAAGTTATAATGCCAATTACAATACAAACATCGGCAGACCTTCTCTGGGAAGCGGAATACATACTACCATTATGCCTTCTCCGGGTACAAATCCGAGCACAATTCCCGGAAAATTCAGCTTTGATACTGAAGAATATATTGAAAAATTAACTTTCGAAATCGTTCCAGGAGGTGTTCGTAACCGTGGTGGTGCAACCGAATTATTTTGTGGTGCTGTAAAATACGATCAAACCATTAAAAGTGTAAATAAAGTAGAAGGAAATCCAGATTTGCAATACGCCGGAATTCATGAAGAAAATGGAATGTATCTTTGGTTAAGTGATGTTTACAATTATGCTGCAACGAAAGAAACCATAGAAAAAGACCGCGGAATTCACGCATTTTCTACCGAAGATTTTGAAAAATACGGATACAAAGGAGAATACAGAAACGAGCCATTGGTTGAAGTAAAAGACGAAAACGGTAATTCTTCATACATTCTTTTGAGCCAGTTGAAAGAAGGACAGAAATATTACGAAATTATTCCTGCACAGGAAATTAAGCCAATGGATGGAATCACAGGACCTTATTTTATCCCAGACTACTCTATCTCAAGAAGTGGTGTTATTCCTCACGGAAGCACAATTACTGTGTTGGGAGATATTACCCCTGAAAGTGTTGATAAGAAAATATATTATCTTAGAAAAGGTACCCCAAAATTTCCTACCGGTATTGCAACTTGGGATCCTCCTCATCTTGCGATTTCACCTACAATGGGTGGTGCAGGAGGTGCGATTAACCTTGACGAACCAGCTCCGGCTTGGGTTCACGAAACATTAAACGATGAAAATGATCCCGGTTCAAACAAAATCTATACGCAGAGAATATTGGCAGACGAGCTATATCCTTATTGTGTAAGACCCGATATGCGATTAAGAGATACATTGAGCGGACAAACTGTTGCCAATTATGTCCTAATCCAAATGTCATCAAAAATGCCAACTGGTGCACAAGGTGGAATTTTAAATGTTCCTTTTGTTAATCGTTTTGTACCCACTGTAGAAATAGAATTTAACTTGTGGATTGAAACCGTAATTGAAGACGGAAAAGAAATTCTTCAGCTGCAATATGAGCAAATTATATTTTTCGAATTTGATTTTGGAAATGACGGCGGTACAACAAGCTGGCCGCACATTCAGGTAAATACACTTCGAAAAATTGAGGACATTCCTGCAGATCAGAGAAAAGTAATTGAAGAGCAGTTCTTCAACGCTCCTTCTGCAATGAGTATGACAACACCTGCTTCAATTACCGAGCGTGTTGCAAACCCTCCTTCAGGTTGCCCTTATCACAAAAGTTAG
- a CDS encoding GMC oxidoreductase, whose protein sequence is MNQKEKLQQKKDVIIVGTGIAGSLIAKLLTDHVFDTEKGKMIHRSEINDSKTYKELSILMYEAGLEAGIELDSATSMTTYNDYIRKFYMEEAKVPNSPYPNLKQAPSPNVLDMEPIIPPFPDKKGYLVQFGPMPFASDAIRVGGGTTLHWLGTTPRMLPNDFRLKEKYGRAMDWPIDYETLKPYYEMAEFEIGVSGNVSAQEYPIKESMEEYYGKDYVFPMDEIPQSYMDQQIINGLAGTSVQLNFKNIPLMMVPSPQGRNSTPNIAYGKAKLIKANSSDSGYKLSLNNIEHEDYKALGAVWNPYMGERCEGNASCVPICPVQAKYNALKTLKKALYKVNKNENLQRNPHIQIQAQSVVYRLSVDQANQEKISKVHIRRYTSREKTDFIEEEIDTTNSVVILAANAFENPKILLNSKYTVIENGQKVEKTVANRSDQVGRNLMDHMVMLTWGLFPEPVYSYRGPGSTTNISSFRDGDFRSEFSAWISPLDNWGWSWPAFSPGSDLSEFLGQGLFGEELKEALTYRLSRQVLFHFEIEQLPNPNNRVTINDQYLDALGIPRPVINYELNEYEMRAMEQAKLASDQMFARLNIEDFTKYNATDNNTFVYNNVRYSYNGAGHIVGTHRMGDTPDDSVTNSYCKSWDHPNLYIVGAGNMTTLGTSNPTLTLSAFTIRSVESILKDLETILK, encoded by the coding sequence ATGAATCAGAAAGAAAAATTACAGCAGAAAAAAGATGTAATCATCGTGGGAACCGGAATTGCCGGATCTCTGATTGCAAAACTTTTAACCGATCATGTTTTTGATACAGAAAAAGGAAAAATGATCCACCGTTCTGAAATAAACGATTCAAAAACATATAAAGAATTATCTATTCTCATGTACGAAGCCGGTTTAGAAGCCGGAATAGAACTGGATTCCGCAACTTCTATGACGACTTACAACGATTACATCCGTAAGTTTTACATGGAAGAAGCTAAAGTTCCGAACTCGCCTTATCCGAATCTGAAACAGGCACCTTCACCCAATGTTTTAGATATGGAACCTATCATTCCACCGTTTCCTGATAAAAAAGGATATTTAGTTCAGTTTGGTCCGATGCCTTTTGCGAGTGATGCGATAAGAGTTGGAGGCGGCACTACCCTTCACTGGTTGGGAACTACACCGAGAATGCTTCCGAATGACTTTAGATTAAAAGAAAAATACGGCAGAGCAATGGACTGGCCGATTGATTATGAAACTCTGAAGCCTTATTATGAAATGGCTGAGTTTGAAATAGGAGTTTCCGGAAATGTTTCTGCTCAGGAATATCCGATCAAGGAAAGTATGGAAGAATATTATGGTAAAGATTATGTTTTTCCGATGGATGAAATTCCGCAAAGTTATATGGATCAGCAAATTATTAACGGATTAGCAGGAACTTCGGTTCAGTTGAATTTTAAGAATATTCCGTTGATGATGGTTCCTTCGCCTCAGGGAAGAAATTCTACTCCAAATATTGCTTATGGAAAAGCAAAATTAATCAAAGCAAATTCTTCAGATTCAGGATATAAATTATCATTAAATAATATCGAACACGAAGATTACAAAGCATTGGGCGCAGTCTGGAATCCTTACATGGGAGAACGTTGTGAAGGAAATGCTTCTTGCGTTCCGATCTGTCCGGTTCAGGCAAAATACAACGCTTTGAAAACCCTGAAAAAAGCACTTTATAAAGTCAATAAAAACGAAAACCTGCAGAGAAATCCTCATATTCAGATTCAAGCGCAGAGTGTTGTTTACAGATTAAGTGTGGATCAGGCTAATCAGGAAAAAATTTCAAAAGTTCATATAAGAAGATATACTTCCAGAGAAAAAACAGATTTTATTGAAGAAGAAATCGACACTACAAATTCAGTTGTCATTCTTGCAGCCAATGCTTTTGAAAACCCTAAAATTCTTTTAAATTCAAAATACACCGTTATCGAAAACGGGCAAAAAGTTGAAAAAACAGTTGCCAACAGAAGCGATCAGGTAGGAAGAAACCTGATGGATCATATGGTCATGCTTACTTGGGGATTATTTCCGGAGCCGGTTTATTCTTATAGAGGTCCCGGTTCTACCACGAACATTTCGTCTTTCCGTGACGGAGATTTCAGAAGCGAATTTTCTGCATGGATTTCTCCATTAGATAATTGGGGATGGAGCTGGCCAGCGTTTTCACCAGGATCTGATCTTTCAGAATTTTTGGGACAGGGACTTTTCGGCGAAGAATTAAAAGAAGCGTTAACCTACAGACTTTCGAGACAGGTTTTATTTCATTTTGAAATTGAACAGCTTCCAAATCCGAACAACAGAGTTACCATTAATGATCAATATCTTGATGCATTAGGAATTCCGCGTCCTGTTATCAATTATGAACTGAATGAATATGAAATGAGAGCGATGGAACAGGCAAAACTAGCTTCTGATCAGATGTTTGCAAGATTAAATATTGAAGATTTCACAAAGTATAACGCGACGGATAACAACACTTTTGTGTACAATAATGTGAGATATTCTTACAACGGAGCCGGTCATATCGTGGGAACTCACAGAATGGGTGACACGCCGGATGATTCTGTAACCAACAGTTATTGTAAATCTTGGGATCACCCGAATTTATACATCGTCGGCGCAGGAAACATGACCACTTTAGGAACTTCAAACCCTACATTAACCTTATCAGCATTCACAATACGTTCGGTAGAATCTATATTGAAGGATCTGGAAACAATTTTAAAATAG
- a CDS encoding ferritin-like domain-containing protein produces MRQRLINKTEPQETNISSRSSLAQNTIEAEAISLQSLLFDSTISKQDWIEGLKYHSKTLTNLLLNNQIKEFNDYLSSQFSIKISNLKPSAELSKGQLTEAKKGLTELDYRPILQDLLQTAILIEHSTIPPYLTALYSIKDGTNILASQIIRSVAVEEMLHMIMVCNVMNAVSIQPSVNRPQNYPTYPMKLPMNVDFFVGLETFSTNSIATFIAIESPSNPLVKAPKYTPEAENSALYSKSAVQENNLWTLENMKDFMMQNVHTIGEYYDVLFFYIVVFQIIAYYKANGRLPQNFEELNTGGIFTGDPAKQIRPEQYYGSGGKLHPVEALDGVIAVFQEIKGQGEGADDSIFDVDPSQFEEGAELAHYFRFKEVFHEHFYLGGDYRPFTDENGMMPVTTPPVGKELPVDWNAAYPMKPNPKMSDYQSNPQLYAQGKAFNQTYKNLLDAIQAAVEGNAKELEKSIMYMYALKEQAIGLMSQPLNSTQNAGPTFEYPAN; encoded by the coding sequence ATGAGACAAAGACTTATCAATAAAACAGAACCTCAGGAAACTAATATTTCGTCAAGAAGTTCTTTAGCCCAAAATACAATCGAAGCAGAAGCAATTTCTCTTCAGTCCTTATTATTTGATTCAACAATAAGTAAACAAGACTGGATTGAAGGATTAAAATACCACAGCAAAACGCTCACAAACCTGTTGCTAAATAATCAAATCAAAGAATTCAATGATTATTTAAGCTCACAATTCTCTATTAAAATTTCAAATTTAAAGCCTTCTGCAGAGCTTTCAAAAGGGCAACTTACTGAAGCTAAAAAAGGATTAACGGAATTAGACTATCGTCCTATTTTACAGGATCTTTTGCAAACAGCAATTTTAATTGAACATTCTACGATTCCACCTTATCTTACGGCTTTATATTCGATTAAAGACGGAACCAATATTTTGGCATCACAAATTATCAGAAGTGTTGCCGTGGAAGAAATGCTTCACATGATTATGGTTTGTAATGTAATGAATGCGGTAAGTATTCAGCCGTCGGTAAACAGACCTCAGAACTACCCTACTTATCCGATGAAATTGCCGATGAATGTTGATTTTTTTGTTGGTCTTGAAACTTTTTCTACAAACAGTATTGCTACTTTTATTGCGATTGAAAGCCCAAGTAATCCTTTGGTAAAAGCTCCGAAATATACACCTGAAGCAGAAAATTCAGCTTTATATTCCAAAAGTGCTGTTCAGGAAAATAATTTGTGGACGCTGGAAAACATGAAAGATTTTATGATGCAGAATGTTCATACCATTGGTGAATATTATGACGTTTTATTCTTTTACATCGTTGTTTTTCAAATCATTGCTTATTACAAAGCGAACGGAAGGCTTCCCCAAAATTTTGAAGAGTTAAACACAGGTGGAATTTTCACTGGAGATCCCGCAAAACAAATTCGTCCGGAACAATATTACGGAAGCGGCGGAAAACTACATCCTGTAGAAGCTTTGGATGGAGTAATTGCTGTTTTTCAGGAAATTAAAGGACAAGGTGAAGGTGCAGATGATTCTATTTTTGATGTAGATCCTTCGCAGTTTGAAGAAGGTGCAGAATTGGCGCATTATTTCAGATTTAAAGAAGTTTTTCATGAGCATTTTTATCTTGGCGGAGACTACAGACCTTTCACCGATGAAAACGGAATGATGCCTGTAACCACTCCACCTGTAGGAAAAGAATTACCGGTTGACTGGAACGCAGCCTACCCGATGAAGCCAAACCCGAAAATGAGCGATTACCAATCGAATCCGCAATTGTACGCACAGGGAAAAGCATTTAACCAAACCTATAAAAATCTTTTAGACGCCATTCAGGCTGCAGTAGAAGGTAATGCGAAAGAATTGGAAAAATCAATCATGTACATGTACGCTTTGAAAGAACAGGCCATTGGATTGATGAGCCAGCCTTTAAATTCTACTCAAAATGCAGGACCAACTTTTGAATATCCTGCAAATTAA
- the bioA gene encoding adenosylmethionine--8-amino-7-oxononanoate transaminase, with product MNLQERDRAVNWHPYTQMKTADDAIPIVKAKGVYLFDDKGNKYIDAVSSWWVTLHGHAHPYIAQRVSEQLNTLEQVIFAGFTHEPAIELSENLLKLLPQNQQKVFYSDNGSTAVEVALKMCIQHAYNQGKEKTKILAFKNAYHGDTFGAMSVSGRSVWTKPFGEMLFEVIFIDIPSSENIEDLKAEISAYQDEVVCFIYEPLIQGAAGMLMYNAEDLDNLMKFCRANEILMIQDEVFTGFGRTGKLFAANYLSEKPDIMCFSKGLTGGTMPMGITTSTNEIFEAFLSDDKYKTLFHGHSFTANPLACTAALASMELLLNDETQQSIQRISEQHFSFSNVLREHPKVENVRQTGTILAWEIKNDHKTSYFNEIGKKVYDEFLSRGIVMRPLGNVMYLVPPYCINSEELNFIYENILEVLNCL from the coding sequence ATGAATTTACAAGAGCGAGACAGAGCCGTCAATTGGCATCCTTACACGCAAATGAAAACTGCAGATGATGCAATTCCTATCGTTAAAGCAAAAGGAGTTTACCTTTTTGACGATAAAGGAAATAAATATATCGATGCGGTTTCTTCATGGTGGGTTACGCTTCACGGTCATGCGCATCCTTACATTGCACAACGGGTTTCTGAACAGTTAAATACTTTAGAGCAGGTTATTTTTGCGGGTTTTACTCATGAACCGGCGATAGAGCTTTCTGAAAATTTACTAAAACTTCTTCCTCAAAATCAACAGAAAGTTTTCTATTCTGATAATGGTTCAACAGCGGTGGAAGTCGCTTTGAAAATGTGTATTCAGCATGCTTACAATCAGGGAAAAGAAAAGACAAAAATTTTGGCATTTAAAAACGCATATCATGGCGATACTTTTGGGGCAATGTCGGTGAGCGGAAGAAGTGTTTGGACAAAACCTTTCGGAGAAATGCTGTTTGAAGTTATTTTTATTGATATTCCTAGTTCTGAAAATATTGAAGATCTCAAAGCTGAAATTTCAGCGTATCAGGATGAAGTTGTTTGCTTCATTTACGAACCCCTCATTCAGGGAGCTGCAGGAATGTTGATGTATAATGCTGAAGATTTGGATAACTTAATGAAATTCTGCAGAGCAAATGAAATTTTGATGATTCAGGATGAGGTTTTTACCGGTTTTGGAAGAACAGGAAAATTGTTTGCAGCTAATTATCTTTCAGAAAAGCCAGATATAATGTGTTTTTCTAAAGGTTTAACAGGCGGTACGATGCCAATGGGAATTACAACATCTACTAATGAAATTTTCGAAGCATTTTTGTCTGATGATAAATATAAAACGTTGTTTCACGGGCATTCTTTTACAGCAAATCCGTTAGCTTGCACTGCAGCTTTAGCAAGTATGGAGCTTTTATTAAATGACGAAACTCAACAAAGTATCCAGCGAATTTCGGAACAACATTTTAGTTTTTCAAATGTTTTAAGAGAGCATCCAAAAGTTGAAAACGTACGACAAACCGGAACTATTTTAGCCTGGGAAATTAAAAATGATCATAAAACCTCTTATTTTAACGAGATAGGAAAAAAAGTTTATGACGAATTTCTGTCGAGGGGAATTGTTATGCGTCCGTTAGGAAATGTGATGTATCTGGTTCCGCCTTATTGTATCAACTCAGAAGAATTAAATTTCATTTATGAAAATATTTTGGAGGTGCTAAATTGTCTTTAA
- a CDS encoding DNA-3-methyladenine glycosylase family protein, whose product MKKTTNCVVLKEIETFHLENFQELCNHLASQDQDLKLILENHGYPLMCARENTFETLIHIILEQQVSLASALAALNKLKEKLTEITPEKILRVSDEEMRECYVSRQKNIYIKSLANAIVNGEIDLEKLSKMSNDEVRKELVSLKGIGNWTVDVYLMFTLQRTDIFPIGDLAAVNALKRLKQLPPKSTKEEIFEISEKWTPFRSIASMMLWHYYLSAPKKQKKP is encoded by the coding sequence ATGAAGAAAACCACAAATTGTGTCGTTTTAAAAGAAATAGAAACCTTCCATCTGGAAAATTTTCAGGAGTTGTGTAATCATCTGGCAAGTCAGGATCAGGATTTAAAATTAATTCTGGAAAATCATGGTTATCCTCTAATGTGTGCGCGTGAAAATACTTTTGAAACCCTCATTCATATCATTTTGGAACAGCAGGTTTCTTTGGCTTCTGCTTTGGCAGCTTTAAATAAATTAAAAGAAAAATTGACAGAAATCACTCCTGAAAAAATTCTTCGGGTAAGCGACGAGGAAATGAGGGAATGTTATGTCAGTCGTCAGAAAAACATTTATATCAAAAGCTTGGCAAATGCAATTGTAAATGGTGAAATTGACCTTGAAAAACTTTCGAAAATGTCGAATGATGAGGTGCGAAAAGAATTAGTCAGCTTAAAAGGAATCGGAAACTGGACTGTTGATGTCTATTTAATGTTTACTCTTCAAAGAACAGATATTTTCCCAATCGGTGATCTTGCTGCAGTAAATGCTTTAAAACGCCTGAAACAACTTCCTCCAAAATCTACCAAAGAAGAAATTTTTGAAATCAGTGAGAAGTGGACACCTTTCCGGTCGATAGCTTCAATGATGCTTTGGCACTACTATCTTTCTGCTCCAAAAAAACAAAAAAAACCTTAA
- the bioB gene encoding biotin synthase BioB, protein MTDKTKLRNNWTKEEIEEIYNLPLLELIYKAATVHREWHNPEEVQMSTLLSIKTGGCVEDCSYCGQAARYHTNIKVQALLPTEKVIEHAQKAKDNGSSRFCMAAAWREVRNNRDFDRVIDMVKGVNELGLEVCCTLGMLTEEQAVRLEQAGLYAYNHNLDTSEQYYEEIISTRTFDNRINTINNVRKAGITVCSGGIIGLGETHADRISMLLTLATMPKHPESVPINALARVAGTPLENNEKTDTWEMVRMIATARIVMPSSMVRLSAGRIEMTEFEQGWCFMAGANSIFTGERETLLVTPNPGVSEDMQMLQTLGLKPMKRQAEKVMDQFETWKANF, encoded by the coding sequence ATGACAGATAAAACAAAATTGAGAAATAATTGGACGAAAGAAGAGATCGAAGAAATCTACAACCTTCCTCTCCTTGAATTGATTTATAAAGCAGCAACCGTTCACAGAGAATGGCACAATCCAGAAGAGGTACAAATGTCAACTCTATTATCTATAAAAACAGGAGGTTGCGTAGAAGATTGTTCGTATTGCGGACAGGCTGCACGTTATCACACCAATATTAAAGTTCAGGCTTTATTACCAACTGAAAAAGTAATCGAACATGCTCAAAAAGCAAAAGACAACGGCTCTTCTCGTTTTTGTATGGCTGCAGCTTGGAGGGAAGTGCGAAATAATCGTGATTTTGACCGCGTTATCGACATGGTAAAAGGTGTAAATGAACTCGGATTAGAGGTTTGCTGTACGCTTGGAATGTTGACGGAAGAACAAGCTGTTCGTCTTGAACAGGCTGGTTTGTATGCTTATAATCACAATTTGGATACTTCAGAACAGTATTATGAAGAGATTATTTCGACAAGAACTTTTGATAATAGAATTAATACCATCAACAACGTCAGAAAAGCTGGAATTACAGTTTGTTCGGGCGGAATTATCGGCTTAGGCGAAACGCATGCAGACAGAATTTCAATGTTGTTAACGTTGGCAACAATGCCGAAACATCCCGAGTCTGTTCCAATTAATGCTTTGGCAAGAGTTGCAGGAACACCTCTTGAAAATAATGAAAAAACTGACACTTGGGAAATGGTAAGAATGATTGCTACCGCAAGAATTGTAATGCCTTCGTCAATGGTTCGTTTGAGCGCGGGAAGAATTGAAATGACAGAATTTGAACAAGGTTGGTGTTTTATGGCAGGAGCAAACTCAATTTTTACAGGTGAAAGAGAAACTTTGTTGGTAACACCAAACCCGGGAGTTTCTGAAGATATGCAAATGCTGCAGACTTTAGGATTAAAACCGATGAAAAGACAAGCTGAAAAAGTAATGGATCAATTTGAAACCTGGAAAGCTAACTTCTAG